The proteins below are encoded in one region of Sporosarcina sp. FSL K6-1508:
- a CDS encoding histidine kinase dimerization/phospho-acceptor domain-containing protein: MNSNRSPLILWTVLAAVFLMALISIVQKGPQYIGKSFVETEDFKSSMNNFYENIGPTVLNPVNLEEAEKKILVAKSEIEEHRNQYGSLSEQIANIQDQYVDRIADAEAAKSEKLKSALIKERDDKIDDIQQNFESDAHVEAKIRAEKAAFLNRYLIENQEQSFEGFPVAYKFKDTKTGETFTSGDINVPAAYKRTFNEGNGYFKAQSIPARENWGSVGYVRSEIEMDWDDMLSISNPARAFEGEVIVPKIALKDGLLSHEVKRYNQDRYFSFVLWLVGALALVVLFTKLQFKKEWVTQNHLVVKYDQLKIDMKVMLLGISVFALYVALTAMSHRFSYIIFVNSMEAWITIVIQFAFLVLFLLVTVFQIVNGIIRLEHEGVLVQDIADSYTVKFLGAFKEMFLKKSIGVQTFILLIGFFLAGIGFAVVLMMPPSLILYIPAVLFLGLPALYMLVIRSAYLNRIILATEEMANGRLHEEIKVEGKSPLAEHAKNLNSLREGVHVSMTEQAKSERLKTELITNVSHDLRTPLTSIITYTDLLKKEDITAEERTKYVDILDKKSQRLKTLIEDLFEVSKMASGNLELHKQRADLTQLLQQALAEHEEEIAKSGLDFRVNFPASALVAYVDGKRWWRVLDNLIVNAIKYTMPGTRVYITLRKVGDNAEFVVKNVTKYELGENTDELFERFKRADTSRHTDGSGLGLAIAQSIVDLHNGNMKIEVDGDLFKVTVVVAGV, translated from the coding sequence ATGAATAGTAATCGATCGCCCCTTATATTGTGGACTGTACTTGCAGCGGTATTTTTAATGGCACTTATTTCTATTGTTCAGAAGGGTCCTCAATATATCGGAAAAAGTTTCGTCGAAACGGAAGACTTTAAATCCAGTATGAATAATTTTTATGAAAACATCGGTCCAACCGTTTTAAATCCGGTTAATTTAGAAGAAGCAGAAAAAAAGATTCTGGTAGCGAAATCGGAAATTGAGGAACACCGTAATCAGTACGGATCCTTGTCAGAACAAATCGCCAATATCCAAGACCAATACGTGGATCGGATTGCAGATGCAGAAGCGGCTAAAAGTGAAAAGCTGAAATCCGCATTAATCAAGGAAAGAGACGATAAAATAGATGATATCCAACAAAACTTTGAAAGTGATGCGCATGTAGAAGCAAAAATTAGAGCTGAAAAGGCAGCTTTCCTGAATCGCTATTTGATTGAAAATCAAGAACAGAGCTTTGAAGGCTTCCCGGTTGCATATAAATTTAAAGATACCAAAACAGGAGAAACGTTCACTTCAGGCGATATCAATGTTCCTGCCGCTTATAAAAGAACCTTTAATGAAGGAAATGGATATTTTAAAGCACAGTCAATACCAGCACGGGAGAATTGGGGTTCCGTAGGTTATGTGAGAAGTGAAATTGAAATGGACTGGGACGACATGTTATCAATCAGCAATCCTGCGCGGGCATTTGAAGGTGAAGTTATCGTTCCGAAAATTGCTTTGAAAGATGGATTACTCAGTCATGAAGTAAAACGATATAACCAGGACAGATATTTTTCGTTTGTTCTGTGGTTAGTAGGAGCACTTGCATTAGTTGTGTTGTTCACAAAACTACAGTTTAAAAAGGAATGGGTAACTCAAAATCACTTAGTCGTGAAATATGATCAACTCAAAATTGATATGAAAGTAATGCTATTAGGTATTTCTGTTTTCGCACTATACGTTGCATTAACTGCCATGTCACACAGGTTCTCCTATATCATTTTTGTGAACAGCATGGAGGCATGGATAACAATCGTGATACAGTTTGCATTTCTTGTTCTGTTCTTGTTGGTAACCGTGTTTCAAATCGTTAATGGAATAATAAGATTGGAACATGAAGGGGTACTTGTACAGGACATCGCAGACAGTTACACAGTGAAATTCCTTGGAGCTTTTAAAGAGATGTTTTTGAAAAAGTCAATTGGCGTTCAGACATTCATTTTACTCATCGGCTTTTTCCTTGCTGGAATTGGTTTCGCAGTCGTTTTAATGATGCCTCCATCTTTAATTCTCTACATTCCGGCTGTTCTTTTTCTAGGCTTGCCGGCACTTTATATGTTGGTGATACGTTCGGCTTATTTGAACCGAATTATCTTGGCTACGGAAGAAATGGCGAACGGTCGTCTTCATGAGGAAATTAAGGTCGAAGGGAAGTCACCTCTTGCCGAACACGCGAAGAATTTGAATAGCTTGCGTGAAGGTGTCCATGTATCAATGACTGAACAGGCGAAGAGCGAACGGCTAAAAACGGAACTGATTACAAATGTCAGCCACGACCTTCGAACACCATTGACCTCAATTATTACGTACACAGACCTGTTGAAAAAGGAAGATATCACTGCTGAAGAACGTACAAAATATGTAGATATTTTAGATAAAAAGTCTCAGCGATTGAAGACATTGATCGAGGATCTATTCGAAGTGTCAAAAATGGCGAGCGGCAATTTGGAGCTGCATAAGCAACGTGCCGATTTGACGCAATTACTCCAACAAGCACTTGCAGAGCACGAAGAGGAAATTGCGAAATCAGGACTTGACTTCAGGGTGAACTTTCCAGCGTCTGCGCTCGTTGCTTATGTGGACGGAAAAAGATGGTGGCGTGTACTGGATAATTTAATTGTCAATGCTATCAAATACACAATGCCCGGCACCCGTGTTTATATTACGCTACGAAAAGTGGGCGATAATGCTGAATTCGTCGTGAAAAATGTGACGAAGTATGAGCTAGGTGAAAACACAGATGAACTGTTTGAACGTTTTAAGCGAGCAGATACATCACGGCATACGGATGGTTCTGGACTTGGTCTTGCGATTGCACAATCCATCGTCGATTTGCATAATGGGAATATGAAGATCGAAGTCGATGGGGATTTATTCAAAGTAACGGTTGTCGTGGCGGGCGTTTAA
- a CDS encoding response regulator transcription factor, translated as MAKFTVLVADDDQDIRDGIEIYLKNEGYDVLKAADGKEALELLESNDVHLLILDIMMPNMDGITATFKIREARNIPIIMLSAKAEDSDKIHGLSVGADDYVTKPFHPMELMARVKSQLRRYIQFGTYDGQKKVEIDGLVLDEEAKEITVDGDVVKLTPIEYKITELLMKNAGRVFSINEIYERVWNEAAYNAENIVAVHIRKIREKIEADSKNPRYVKVVWGVGYKIEK; from the coding sequence ATGGCGAAATTCACAGTACTTGTAGCGGATGACGATCAGGATATCCGTGATGGGATAGAAATTTATTTGAAAAATGAAGGATATGATGTGCTAAAGGCAGCGGACGGTAAAGAGGCGCTAGAGCTGTTGGAGTCGAATGACGTTCATCTTCTCATACTCGACATTATGATGCCGAATATGGATGGTATTACAGCGACGTTCAAAATTCGGGAAGCTCGTAATATCCCGATTATCATGTTAAGCGCTAAGGCCGAGGATTCCGATAAAATTCATGGGTTGTCCGTTGGCGCGGATGATTATGTGACGAAGCCGTTCCACCCGATGGAATTAATGGCACGCGTAAAGTCGCAACTTCGCCGTTATATCCAATTCGGTACGTATGACGGACAGAAAAAGGTAGAAATAGATGGGTTGGTTCTTGATGAAGAAGCAAAAGAAATAACCGTCGACGGAGATGTGGTAAAGTTGACGCCGATTGAATATAAAATTACAGAATTACTGATGAAAAATGCGGGGCGCGTTTTTTCCATCAATGAAATTTACGAGCGTGTCTGGAATGAAGCCGCGTATAATGCTGAAAATATAGTAGCGGTACATATACGTAAAATCCGTGAGAAAATCGAAGCAGATTCGAAAAATCCAAGATATGTAAAGGTGGTGTGGGGCGTTGGTTACAAAATCGAAAAATGA
- the fdhA gene encoding formaldehyde dehydrogenase, glutathione-independent → MLMSNRAVVYKEPGKVSIENIGFPDLVLRDGPGVNPLNVGRKCEHGVILKVVATNICGSDQHMVRGRTTAPSGLALGHEITGQVIEAGRDVEFMKVGDLVSVPFNIACGRCRNCKSQDTHICENVNPDRPGSAYGYVDMGGWVGGQSEYVMVPYADFQLLKFPDKAQAMEKILDLAMLSDIFPTGFHGAYSAGVTIGSTVYIAGAGPVGLAAAHSAQLLGASCVIVGDMIEERLAQARSFGCETINLSQHDDIGEQIAQILGTPEVDCAVDCVGFEAHGNGPNRGEAPAAVLNSIMEVTRAGGKLGIPGLYVTGDPGAADEDAKFGTLKIRMGLGWAKAHHFVTGQTPVMKYHEFLMKSILSGKAQIAKAVNATLISLEEAPNGYQVFDKGAAKKFVIDPHGLIKR, encoded by the coding sequence ATGTTGATGTCAAATCGTGCCGTTGTATACAAAGAACCAGGAAAAGTTTCAATTGAAAATATTGGTTTTCCAGATTTAGTGTTACGGGATGGCCCCGGGGTGAATCCACTAAATGTCGGACGTAAGTGTGAACACGGAGTCATTCTAAAAGTGGTTGCTACAAATATTTGCGGAAGTGATCAGCATATGGTGCGCGGGAGAACAACTGCACCAAGTGGTCTAGCATTAGGACATGAAATTACCGGACAAGTCATTGAAGCAGGTCGGGATGTAGAATTTATGAAAGTAGGAGATCTTGTCTCCGTACCTTTTAATATTGCTTGTGGTCGCTGTAGAAATTGTAAATCACAAGATACTCATATTTGTGAAAACGTTAATCCAGACCGTCCTGGATCAGCTTACGGTTATGTTGATATGGGTGGTTGGGTCGGTGGACAATCAGAGTATGTAATGGTTCCTTATGCAGACTTTCAACTATTGAAGTTTCCAGATAAAGCACAAGCGATGGAAAAAATTCTTGATTTAGCCATGTTATCAGATATTTTTCCTACAGGATTTCATGGGGCATACAGTGCCGGAGTTACAATTGGATCGACTGTATATATAGCGGGGGCTGGCCCTGTGGGATTAGCAGCCGCTCATTCAGCACAACTATTAGGCGCCTCTTGTGTCATTGTTGGAGATATGATTGAAGAACGATTGGCGCAAGCAAGAAGTTTCGGATGCGAAACAATCAACCTTAGTCAGCATGATGATATAGGCGAACAAATTGCACAAATTCTCGGAACTCCCGAAGTTGATTGTGCTGTTGACTGCGTCGGGTTCGAAGCGCATGGTAACGGACCTAATCGCGGAGAAGCACCTGCAGCTGTTCTTAACTCAATTATGGAAGTGACACGTGCTGGAGGCAAATTAGGAATTCCAGGTTTGTACGTAACTGGAGATCCAGGAGCGGCTGATGAAGATGCCAAATTCGGGACGTTGAAAATCCGAATGGGATTAGGCTGGGCAAAAGCACATCATTTCGTTACGGGACAAACTCCTGTCATGAAGTACCATGAGTTTTTAATGAAATCAATACTGAGCGGTAAAGCCCAAATTGCCAAGGCAGTAAATGCTACGCTTATTTCATTAGAAGAGGCGCCTAATGGATACCAAGTTTTTGATAAAGGTGCAGCGAAAAAGTTCGTTATCGATCCACATGGACTGATAAAAAGATAA
- a CDS encoding MIP/aquaporin family protein, protein MSAFLGELIGTMILVTLGCGVVGGVVLNKTKSKDSGWIVITMGFGLAVAVAIYAVGGISGAHINPAVTVGLAVIGAFPWADVPAYILAQLIGAFIGAVIVYVNYLPHWEETSDKDQKLVIFSTIPAIRKPLSNLVSEMIGTFVLVLGILAIGANEFTEGLNPLIVGFLVLSIGLSLGGTTGFAINPARDLGPRIAHFFLPIPGKGSSDWRYAWVPIVGPLLGGVFGALFYQQVFSGINSVEFWIIGVICIITILSAYFMNKMGKTQQI, encoded by the coding sequence ATGTCGGCATTTTTAGGTGAATTAATTGGAACAATGATCTTAGTCACTTTAGGTTGCGGTGTTGTTGGCGGTGTTGTGCTTAATAAAACCAAATCAAAGGATTCTGGTTGGATTGTGATTACGATGGGCTTTGGACTAGCCGTAGCAGTAGCTATTTATGCAGTGGGCGGGATAAGTGGTGCCCATATTAATCCGGCAGTTACAGTAGGATTAGCCGTGATTGGCGCCTTTCCTTGGGCAGATGTTCCGGCGTATATTTTAGCTCAACTCATTGGTGCTTTTATCGGAGCAGTCATTGTTTACGTTAACTATTTACCACACTGGGAAGAAACAAGCGATAAAGACCAAAAGTTAGTTATTTTTTCAACCATTCCAGCCATAAGAAAGCCGCTTTCCAATTTAGTAAGTGAAATGATCGGTACATTCGTACTTGTCCTTGGAATACTTGCGATTGGTGCAAATGAATTTACAGAAGGTCTTAATCCACTCATCGTCGGATTCCTTGTCCTCTCCATTGGATTGTCACTAGGAGGAACAACCGGCTTTGCGATTAATCCCGCGCGTGACTTAGGTCCAAGAATTGCACACTTTTTCTTACCGATCCCTGGAAAAGGGTCATCTGATTGGCGTTATGCTTGGGTTCCAATTGTTGGTCCATTACTTGGTGGGGTATTTGGAGCTCTTTTTTATCAACAAGTGTTCAGCGGGATAAATTCTGTGGAATTTTGGATTATAGGTGTAATTTGTATTATTACAATTCTAAGTGCATATTTCATGAACAAGATGGGGAAAACTCAACAAATATGA
- a CDS encoding CPBP family intramembrane glutamic endopeptidase has protein sequence MFKNPFGQIRAGWLILLAFVAMLIVQQLFSLPGILLLISTEAPFNGESGYLDIQTALDTHPWISLLVQGGGTAGGIVITLLLWRFLNKGSLKELGFRGSMKDLWFGLFLGALSIIVIFIILMATANISLINSFSNPHFSMFTVTFLLMFILVGIFEEMFFRGYVMSTMANRGNNKWVIYVASALIFSIAHGANPNVSILGLVNIALVGILFAYMFNATNSLWLPIGYHITWNYFQGNVFGFAVSGTAPNGIYNVEIAEGHDWLTGGAFGLEGGLLATLLILTGFIATRFYAKWTD, from the coding sequence ATGTTTAAAAACCCATTTGGCCAAATTAGGGCTGGCTGGCTCATATTACTAGCTTTTGTTGCGATGCTAATTGTTCAACAGTTATTCTCACTTCCCGGAATACTTCTATTAATTTCAACTGAAGCACCTTTTAATGGAGAGTCTGGTTATCTCGATATACAAACTGCTTTGGATACACATCCCTGGATTTCCCTTTTAGTCCAAGGCGGTGGTACAGCCGGAGGAATAGTAATCACTCTTTTATTATGGCGTTTTTTAAATAAGGGTTCGTTGAAAGAGCTTGGCTTTAGAGGCTCGATGAAAGACTTATGGTTTGGACTTTTTCTTGGCGCCTTATCGATTATCGTGATTTTTATTATATTAATGGCGACTGCCAATATTTCGCTCATTAATTCATTTTCAAATCCTCATTTTTCAATGTTTACGGTTACTTTTCTACTTATGTTTATTCTCGTTGGCATCTTTGAGGAAATGTTTTTTAGAGGTTATGTTATGTCCACCATGGCAAACAGAGGGAATAATAAGTGGGTTATCTATGTGGCATCCGCCTTGATTTTCAGCATAGCGCATGGTGCAAATCCGAATGTAAGTATTTTAGGATTAGTAAACATTGCTTTGGTCGGAATTTTATTCGCTTATATGTTTAACGCCACGAATAGTCTTTGGCTACCCATTGGTTACCACATTACTTGGAACTACTTCCAGGGGAATGTCTTTGGTTTTGCGGTAAGCGGTACAGCACCGAACGGAATCTATAATGTTGAAATAGCTGAGGGACATGATTGGTTGACAGGCGGTGCATTTGGTCTGGAAGGTGGACTACTAGCAACGCTACTCATCTTGACCGGCTTTATCGCCACAAGGTTTTATGCTAAATGGACAGATTAA
- a CDS encoding DMT family transporter encodes MSQRISYLVVLLGAVLWGTTGTAQTFMPQTIHPLAVGASRLAVGGFSLLFILLIMRKIDFRNWPWKSTLYAAVSMAIFQYLFFSSVRLTGVAIGTVVTIGSAPVFSGIIEWLLLKRRPTRVWIMATILAIIGCVLLFLNKGGIVVNPVGISMSLGAGILFAFYTLVNKDVLDKVDPVPAVAVIFSMSAIMLLPFLFLFETEGLMTGRGISVVLYLGIATTSIAYILFSAGLKRIPSSSAVTLSLAEPLTAAILSVLVVGERLNGTSWMGVAMLLGGILVLTLSGKEKVVQVTGTQTNTIV; translated from the coding sequence GTGTCACAGCGTATTTCATATCTAGTTGTGTTGTTGGGGGCGGTACTTTGGGGAACGACCGGCACCGCACAAACGTTTATGCCACAAACAATTCATCCGTTGGCAGTGGGAGCATCGAGACTCGCTGTAGGCGGTTTTTCATTATTGTTTATTTTACTTATTATGCGTAAAATTGATTTTCGGAATTGGCCGTGGAAGTCTACTCTTTATGCGGCTGTTTCGATGGCTATTTTCCAATATTTATTTTTTTCTTCTGTCAGATTAACAGGAGTAGCAATTGGTACGGTCGTTACGATCGGTAGTGCTCCTGTCTTTTCCGGAATCATTGAATGGTTACTATTGAAACGACGCCCGACCCGGGTGTGGATCATGGCGACTATACTGGCGATTATCGGGTGTGTATTGCTCTTTTTAAATAAAGGCGGAATCGTCGTCAATCCTGTGGGGATTTCAATGTCACTCGGAGCTGGGATATTGTTCGCGTTTTATACCCTTGTCAATAAAGACGTACTCGACAAGGTGGATCCTGTACCTGCCGTTGCGGTTATCTTTTCGATGAGTGCAATAATGCTCCTACCATTTCTATTTTTATTCGAAACGGAGGGGCTTATGACGGGGCGCGGAATATCTGTCGTATTATATCTTGGAATTGCAACGACAAGTATAGCCTATATTCTGTTCTCCGCTGGGTTGAAGAGGATTCCTTCATCGTCAGCAGTCACGCTGTCACTTGCTGAACCGCTTACTGCAGCGATTTTAAGTGTGCTTGTCGTAGGTGAGCGACTGAATGGGACATCGTGGATGGGTGTTGCAATGCTGCTGGGCGGTATTCTTGTATTGACGTTGAGTGGGAAGGAAAAAGTTGTTCAGGTGACAGGTACCCAAACAAACACGATCGTTTGA
- a CDS encoding ABC transporter ATP-binding protein yields MGKEREKLLEIKQLQKHFKMDRSNVLKAVDGITFDIYKGETFGLVGESGCGKSTAGRTIMRLYEASGGEVKFHGEDVHARKSKKEKKKFNRSMQMIFQDPYASLNPRMTVKDIVAEGLDIHGLVKNNNERTARVNELLETVGLNGDHGNRYPHEFSGGQRQRIGIARALAVDPEFIVADEPISALDVSIQAQVVNLLKKLQVERGLTYLFIAHDLSMVKHISDRVGVMYLGSMAEIATSDELYEDPLHPYTRALLSAIPISDPKVERTRERIMIKGDIPSPINPPSGCRFRTRCPLAMGICSKVEPKLQEHKKDHWVACHLYAEEYKAME; encoded by the coding sequence ATGGGTAAGGAGCGAGAAAAATTACTTGAAATCAAACAATTGCAGAAACACTTCAAAATGGACCGTAGCAATGTTTTAAAAGCAGTAGATGGAATTACATTTGATATCTATAAAGGAGAAACATTCGGCCTAGTTGGAGAATCAGGATGTGGTAAATCTACAGCGGGGCGTACCATTATGCGTCTTTACGAGGCAAGTGGGGGAGAAGTGAAATTTCATGGCGAAGATGTTCACGCCAGAAAATCCAAAAAAGAAAAAAAGAAATTTAACCGCAGCATGCAAATGATTTTTCAGGACCCGTATGCTTCCTTGAATCCGAGAATGACGGTAAAAGATATTGTGGCAGAAGGACTTGATATTCATGGATTGGTAAAGAACAATAATGAACGTACAGCCCGCGTTAATGAACTGCTGGAAACGGTTGGACTGAATGGTGACCACGGTAACAGGTACCCGCACGAATTCAGTGGCGGTCAACGTCAGCGAATCGGTATCGCTCGGGCCTTAGCGGTAGATCCGGAGTTTATTGTAGCCGATGAACCAATTTCAGCACTGGATGTGTCCATTCAAGCACAAGTTGTAAACTTGCTGAAAAAGCTACAGGTTGAACGAGGACTGACGTACTTGTTTATTGCACATGATTTGTCCATGGTTAAACATATAAGTGACCGTGTGGGCGTGATGTATTTAGGAAGCATGGCTGAAATAGCTACAAGTGACGAATTGTATGAGGACCCTTTGCATCCTTATACTCGAGCCTTGTTAAGTGCGATACCTATCTCTGACCCTAAAGTAGAACGGACCCGGGAAAGAATCATGATTAAAGGAGACATACCAAGCCCGATTAATCCACCAAGCGGATGTCGATTTAGAACAAGATGCCCACTTGCCATGGGTATTTGCAGCAAAGTAGAACCAAAATTACAAGAGCATAAGAAAGACCATTGGGTGGCATGCCACCTGTACGCTGAAGAATACAAAGCAATGGAATGA
- a CDS encoding ABC transporter ATP-binding protein, protein MKKILEIKDLAVSFETYGKDVQAVRGVSFELNEKETLAIVGESGSGKSVTAYSIMGLIPTPPGKYVSGSILFNGEDLIQKSEKQMQNVRGKEISMIFQDPMTSINPTMIVGKQIAEGLIKHQKMTKKDANLRSLELLKLVGIPNPEKRINQYPHQYSGGMRQRAMIAIALACNPKILIADEPTTALDVTIQAQILELMRDLQQKIGTAIILITHDLGVVANTASRVAVMYGGKIVETGTVDEIFYNPKHPYTWGLLGSMPKLDSRKEELQVIPGSPPDLADPPKGCPFVTRCPYAMKVCKNHMPEYTKLSETQKTACWLLDERALNVEVPESAVVGGVNVHG, encoded by the coding sequence ATGAAAAAAATATTGGAGATAAAAGATCTTGCTGTATCATTTGAAACGTACGGAAAAGATGTACAAGCCGTGCGCGGGGTTTCATTTGAATTGAACGAAAAGGAGACTTTGGCCATTGTTGGAGAGTCGGGATCAGGAAAAAGTGTTACTGCCTATTCAATTATGGGCTTAATTCCCACGCCACCCGGTAAGTATGTTAGTGGCTCAATTCTCTTCAATGGAGAAGATTTAATACAGAAATCAGAAAAACAAATGCAGAACGTTCGCGGGAAAGAAATAAGTATGATTTTTCAAGACCCGATGACCTCAATCAACCCGACGATGATTGTAGGAAAGCAGATTGCTGAAGGGCTTATCAAACACCAAAAGATGACCAAAAAAGATGCGAATCTACGGAGTCTTGAACTGCTGAAACTTGTAGGTATTCCGAACCCTGAAAAACGGATAAATCAATATCCTCATCAATATTCGGGTGGCATGCGACAACGGGCGATGATAGCAATCGCTTTAGCTTGCAATCCCAAAATACTGATTGCTGATGAACCAACAACTGCACTTGACGTAACGATTCAGGCTCAGATTCTAGAGTTAATGCGTGATTTACAGCAAAAAATAGGTACAGCAATCATCCTCATTACCCATGACTTGGGTGTTGTAGCCAATACAGCAAGCCGAGTTGCTGTCATGTATGGCGGAAAGATTGTTGAGACAGGAACTGTCGATGAAATATTTTATAATCCAAAACACCCTTATACGTGGGGGTTGTTGGGTTCGATGCCAAAGCTGGATAGCAGGAAAGAAGAACTGCAAGTCATTCCTGGTTCCCCGCCAGATTTGGCTGATCCGCCCAAAGGCTGTCCTTTTGTTACAAGGTGCCCATATGCAATGAAGGTATGTAAAAATCACATGCCAGAGTATACGAAACTATCAGAAACACAAAAAACAGCATGTTGGTTATTGGATGAGCGTGCCCTAAACGTAGAAGTGCCAGAATCGGCGGTTGTCGGAGGTGTGAATGTTCATGGGTAA
- a CDS encoding ABC transporter permease, with protein sequence MTRVQLEDTDFEALIVDHAESEKIVGDSTSYWKDAWRRFRKNKLALFGIVVIILLAVMAFIGEPISGQTYDKTDLMNANKAPSADHWFGTDNLGRDVFARTWYGAKISLFIGLMASLIDLVIGVVWGAVAGFFGGKVDEYLMRIADILYGVPYLLVVILLMVIMPKGLWTMIIAMTITGWISMARIVRGQVMQLKSEEYILASSSLGASNSRLLFRHLIPNTLGPILVTLTLTIPTAIFTESFLSYLGLGVPAPRASWGTMSSDALSSFQYYPYQLFFPAFFICLTILAFNVIGDGLRDALDPKERK encoded by the coding sequence ATGACACGCGTACAACTAGAGGATACTGATTTTGAAGCATTGATAGTAGATCATGCGGAATCTGAAAAAATTGTGGGGGATAGTACATCTTACTGGAAGGATGCTTGGCGTCGTTTCAGAAAAAACAAACTGGCCCTATTTGGGATAGTCGTTATTATATTACTGGCAGTTATGGCCTTTATCGGCGAACCGATTTCAGGTCAAACCTACGATAAAACCGATTTAATGAATGCGAATAAAGCACCATCAGCTGACCACTGGTTTGGTACAGATAACCTAGGCAGAGATGTGTTCGCAAGAACTTGGTATGGTGCGAAAATTTCGTTATTTATTGGTTTGATGGCATCTCTAATTGACTTGGTAATCGGGGTTGTTTGGGGTGCAGTGGCCGGCTTTTTCGGTGGAAAAGTAGATGAATACCTTATGCGGATTGCCGATATTTTGTATGGTGTACCGTATTTGTTGGTCGTTATATTATTAATGGTCATTATGCCAAAAGGGCTGTGGACCATGATCATTGCGATGACCATAACTGGCTGGATTAGTATGGCAAGAATTGTACGTGGACAGGTTATGCAATTGAAGTCCGAGGAATATATATTGGCGTCCAGTTCTCTTGGTGCAAGTAATTCCAGGTTGTTATTTCGGCATTTGATACCTAATACACTTGGCCCAATACTCGTGACATTAACATTAACTATACCAACCGCAATATTTACTGAATCATTTTTAAGTTATCTTGGTTTGGGTGTACCTGCACCCCGTGCTAGTTGGGGGACGATGTCATCAGATGCTTTATCTTCGTTCCAGTACTATCCGTACCAACTCTTTTTCCCGGCATTTTTCATTTGTTTGACGATACTTGCTTTTAATGTCATTGGAGATGGATTAAGAGATGCCTTGGATCCCAAAGAGCGCAAATAA
- a CDS encoding ABC transporter permease, whose product MARYLIKRIAYIFLSLFFIVTITFALMQLAPGGPFTSERKTSPAIEAQMKEAYGLNDPMHEQYFKYLINAAKLDFGPSFKYEGQEVTDIIKRSFPYSLILGLEAIFIALALGVLFGVIAAIRHNKMGDYTVMVIAILGISVPSFIMATVLQYIFSIQLEALPIARFESFAHTILPAIALATTPLAFIARLMRSSMLEVLNADYIKTAKSKGLSERVVIYRHALRNAILPVVSYLGPLVAGILTGSFIIEKIFAIPGLGNEFVVSITNRDYTVIMGTTVFFSALLLVSILIVDLVYGLIDPRIKVTGKGANFQ is encoded by the coding sequence TTGGCTAGATACTTGATTAAACGAATTGCCTATATTTTTCTTTCACTATTTTTTATCGTAACAATCACATTTGCATTAATGCAATTAGCGCCGGGAGGGCCATTTACATCAGAAAGGAAAACATCTCCTGCGATTGAAGCGCAAATGAAGGAAGCGTATGGACTGAACGATCCCATGCACGAACAATATTTTAAGTATCTAATTAATGCTGCCAAATTAGACTTTGGACCTTCCTTTAAATATGAGGGTCAGGAAGTTACTGATATTATAAAACGAAGTTTCCCCTATTCTCTCATTTTGGGACTGGAGGCAATTTTCATTGCATTGGCTTTAGGTGTGTTATTTGGTGTGATAGCTGCCATAAGACATAATAAAATGGGTGATTACACAGTCATGGTTATAGCGATATTGGGAATATCAGTACCCAGCTTTATCATGGCGACTGTCCTGCAATATATATTTTCGATTCAATTGGAAGCGTTACCAATTGCTAGATTTGAGTCGTTTGCGCATACGATATTACCGGCGATTGCCTTGGCGACAACACCACTGGCTTTTATTGCTCGGTTAATGCGTTCCAGTATGCTGGAAGTTTTGAATGCGGATTATATTAAAACCGCAAAATCAAAAGGCTTATCAGAGCGCGTTGTTATTTATAGACACGCACTGCGAAATGCTATATTGCCGGTTGTCTCGTACTTAGGACCGCTAGTTGCTGGAATATTAACAGGAAGTTTTATCATTGAAAAAATATTCGCCATTCCTGGTTTAGGCAATGAGTTCGTGGTCAGCATTACAAATCGGGATTACACCGTCATCATGGGAACTACTGTGTTTTTTAGTGCCCTTTTACTTGTTTCGATTCTGATTGTCGACCTTGTTTACGGGTTGATTGATCCGCGGATAAAAGTAACGGGAAAGGGGGCTAATTTCCAATGA